One segment of Rhodopirellula baltica SH 1 DNA contains the following:
- the glgA gene encoding glycogen synthase GlgA, whose translation MNIVYLTTEAVPFAKTGGLADVCGTLPKVVAAQGHRCAVIMPAFSSIERSLQPIETTDISFAVPMSDQKLIGCRLLKSHLPKDPNDPEDSAEVPVYFIDQPQYFRRPSLYGDANGDYHDNAERFIFYCRAAIIAMTRLGYPVDLVHCNDWQSALVPALLRAASDNVAKTQPIATMLSIHNMAYQGNFGFDAFPWTGLSWDHFRPESFEYYNQLNFLKTGVVTSDVVSTVSPTYALEIQTPEYGCGLDSILQGIPQPVAGIINGIDTNIWNPETDPHLKRNYSVVDWADAKIDNKLALQAEVGLPQDPDVPLLGLIGRLADQKGWDLILPVLKQHLAEARPTQWVVLGSGDPKIEEQLRELTEQHPEQLAAYIGFSDALAHRIEASSDMFIMPSHYEPCGLNQLYSLRYGTPCVVTKTGGLADTIVDATPENVAANLATGFHLNDSSAGALDHAINRALQLRYHSPEKWKNLVEFGMSQDWTWRKSADQYIQLYARTISLNRRRRSGS comes from the coding sequence CTTTTCATCGATCGAACGATCGTTGCAACCGATCGAGACGACCGACATCAGCTTCGCGGTTCCAATGTCGGATCAAAAGCTGATCGGTTGCCGCCTATTGAAAAGCCATCTGCCGAAAGATCCCAACGATCCAGAGGACTCGGCCGAGGTCCCGGTTTATTTCATCGACCAACCGCAATACTTCCGACGCCCCTCGCTCTACGGTGACGCCAACGGAGACTACCACGACAACGCCGAACGATTCATTTTTTACTGTCGTGCCGCGATCATCGCGATGACTCGATTGGGGTATCCGGTCGATTTGGTGCACTGCAACGATTGGCAATCTGCTTTGGTACCCGCGCTGTTGCGAGCTGCGTCGGACAACGTGGCAAAGACCCAACCAATTGCGACGATGCTGTCGATTCACAACATGGCCTATCAAGGCAACTTTGGTTTCGATGCGTTTCCGTGGACTGGTTTGAGTTGGGATCACTTCCGACCGGAATCATTCGAGTACTACAACCAGCTGAACTTCCTCAAAACCGGTGTTGTGACCTCCGATGTTGTGTCGACGGTCAGCCCCACGTATGCCTTGGAAATCCAAACGCCAGAGTACGGCTGCGGACTGGATTCGATCCTGCAAGGCATCCCGCAACCTGTCGCGGGAATCATCAACGGAATCGACACAAACATTTGGAATCCCGAAACCGATCCACACCTCAAACGCAATTACAGCGTGGTGGATTGGGCTGACGCAAAGATTGACAACAAACTTGCGTTGCAAGCCGAGGTGGGTTTGCCACAAGATCCTGACGTTCCGTTGCTGGGATTGATTGGTCGTTTGGCGGATCAAAAAGGGTGGGACCTGATCCTTCCCGTTTTAAAACAACACCTCGCCGAAGCACGTCCAACGCAGTGGGTCGTACTAGGCAGCGGCGATCCCAAAATCGAGGAGCAACTACGCGAGCTGACCGAGCAACATCCCGAACAACTGGCCGCGTACATCGGCTTCAGCGATGCATTGGCTCATCGCATCGAAGCGTCGAGCGACATGTTCATCATGCCCAGCCACTACGAACCCTGCGGGCTCAATCAACTCTATAGCCTTCGGTACGGTACTCCGTGCGTTGTGACCAAGACCGGCGGTTTAGCGGACACAATCGTGGATGCGACTCCGGAGAACGTTGCGGCAAATCTCGCCACAGGGTTCCATTTGAATGACAGCAGCGCCGGTGCGCTTGACCACGCGATCAACCGGGCTCTGCAGCTTCGATATCACTCTCCCGAAAAATGGAAAAATCTTGTCGAATTCGGTATGTCGCAGGATTGGACGTGGAGGAAAAGTGCAGACCAATACATTCAACTTTATGCCCGCACAATTTCCCTAAATCGTCGAAGGCGATCGGGAAGCTAG
- a CDS encoding galactose-1-phosphate uridylyltransferase: MKTQQSGVNIDPRQISLSETSRTAEHSLPAEQSGLDTQSVTDLQTERDNPVPTRTGAKPNFDYSATSQRAEDLVDRLVDAEILDQPCKDGRYVDFPNESHVQTGRSRKDPISGSWTIFAPGRARRPDQFKSHRPKPDASMDCPFCHGNENLTPASVWSAKLSEDEEAVPQSSDWTVRVVPNLFPAIKPESNAELKPTAADDEAESRLSPFAQSLFVEEIASGGHEVIIEAARHTRSLSELNLAEIALAFSAYAARMRHWRQQPGIQFISLFKNVGRDAGASLQHSHSQLIASNHLPHSVREVNKRMRSHFDRYGRCLQCDVLQAELERKERIVHQSDSLVAYCPHASRFPYLIRITSKMHVGCFEDLSVSMNEEVARLVLRSVRWLEAIIPGVAYNMMLHTGPAGDQHDNETHHWSLELAPRIGRLAGYELSSGGMINTVYPEAAADEFRHQARRSDPRHALR; this comes from the coding sequence ATGAAGACACAACAGTCAGGAGTCAACATCGATCCGCGTCAAATATCGCTGAGTGAGACCTCCCGGACTGCTGAACATTCGCTTCCCGCGGAACAAAGCGGATTGGACACGCAAAGCGTGACCGACCTGCAAACCGAGCGTGACAATCCCGTCCCTACGCGCACCGGGGCAAAACCAAACTTCGATTATTCCGCCACGTCGCAACGTGCGGAGGATTTGGTGGATCGCTTGGTCGACGCCGAGATCCTCGATCAGCCCTGCAAAGACGGCCGATACGTTGACTTTCCCAATGAGTCACACGTTCAAACCGGTCGCTCGCGAAAAGACCCGATTTCGGGCAGTTGGACGATCTTTGCACCCGGCCGTGCCCGCCGGCCTGATCAATTCAAATCTCATCGGCCAAAACCTGACGCGTCGATGGATTGCCCGTTCTGCCACGGCAACGAAAACCTGACACCAGCTTCGGTGTGGTCGGCAAAACTATCGGAAGACGAAGAAGCCGTTCCACAGTCTTCTGATTGGACAGTTCGAGTCGTTCCGAACTTGTTTCCGGCCATCAAACCCGAAAGCAACGCTGAGCTCAAACCCACCGCCGCCGACGACGAAGCAGAATCGCGTTTGTCGCCATTCGCTCAATCGTTGTTTGTCGAAGAGATCGCATCGGGTGGCCACGAGGTCATCATTGAAGCCGCTCGCCACACTCGGTCGCTTAGCGAACTGAACTTGGCAGAGATCGCCCTCGCGTTTTCCGCTTATGCGGCCCGGATGCGTCATTGGCGTCAACAACCTGGCATCCAATTCATCAGTCTGTTCAAGAACGTCGGCCGTGATGCCGGTGCGTCGTTGCAGCACAGCCACAGCCAACTCATCGCTTCGAACCACTTGCCGCACTCGGTTCGCGAAGTCAACAAACGCATGCGATCGCACTTTGATCGTTACGGACGCTGTTTGCAATGCGATGTGTTGCAAGCTGAACTGGAACGCAAAGAACGAATCGTTCATCAATCCGATTCGCTGGTCGCCTACTGTCCTCACGCCAGCCGGTTCCCTTACCTGATTCGAATCACGTCCAAAATGCATGTGGGCTGTTTCGAAGACCTTTCGGTTTCAATGAACGAAGAAGTCGCGCGTTTGGTGCTGCGAAGCGTTCGTTGGCTCGAAGCGATCATTCCCGGCGTCGCGTACAACATGATGTTGCACACGGGTCCCGCCGGTGACCAGCACGACAACGAAACGCACCACTGGAGCCTTGAATTGGCACCACGAATCGGTCGTTTGGCCGGTTATGAACTCAGTTCCGGCGGGATGATCAACACGGTGTATCCCGAGGCTGCCGCGGACGAATTTCGTCATCAAGCCCGACGCAGCGACCCGCGTCACGCCCTGCGTTAA
- a CDS encoding ThuA domain-containing protein, with amino-acid sequence MKKRCYAATAFAFAVCFLSTVTSLHAADHLVFEPAEGKANGKHIVLISGDEEYRTEESCPMLGKILSQTHGFKCTVLFAIDKETGGINPYQIDNIPGTEALNDADLMILATRWRVLPDDQLDPILKFINAGKPIIAYRTATHAFKSGHYGDYDWANFGINVVGENWHSHHGKHKVEGGRAVIVEDNANHPILNDVADIYTPSDIYGVVHLDESAATVLLRGMVIQHLDPAAPPVDAKNDPMMPLAWLKPYEAPSGKTGQCVATTAGAAVDFRSEDLRRLIVNASYFLTGMDVPKSADVSFIDPYVPSFYGFETGKLYRQRDLRVEEFDLGSSATVFTPKGTFAPVAN; translated from the coding sequence ATGAAAAAGCGTTGTTACGCCGCCACCGCATTCGCATTTGCAGTTTGCTTTCTATCCACCGTGACCTCGCTTCATGCAGCGGATCATTTGGTGTTCGAGCCCGCCGAAGGCAAGGCCAACGGCAAACACATCGTGCTGATCTCGGGCGATGAAGAATACCGCACCGAGGAATCTTGCCCGATGCTCGGGAAAATCCTCAGCCAAACGCACGGCTTCAAGTGCACGGTGCTGTTCGCCATCGACAAGGAAACCGGCGGCATCAATCCGTACCAGATCGACAACATCCCGGGCACGGAAGCACTCAACGACGCCGACCTGATGATCCTGGCAACGCGTTGGCGAGTTCTTCCCGACGATCAGCTCGATCCGATTTTGAAGTTCATCAACGCCGGCAAACCGATCATCGCCTATCGCACCGCCACTCATGCCTTCAAAAGTGGTCACTACGGCGACTACGACTGGGCCAACTTTGGAATCAACGTGGTCGGCGAAAACTGGCATTCGCACCATGGCAAACACAAAGTCGAAGGCGGACGTGCGGTCATCGTGGAAGACAACGCCAACCATCCGATTTTGAACGACGTTGCCGACATCTACACACCGTCGGACATCTACGGCGTCGTCCATCTCGACGAATCCGCCGCCACCGTTTTGCTACGAGGCATGGTAATTCAGCATCTCGATCCAGCCGCCCCGCCGGTCGACGCGAAAAACGATCCGATGATGCCTTTGGCTTGGCTGAAACCCTACGAAGCTCCCTCGGGGAAAACCGGTCAATGCGTGGCCACCACCGCCGGTGCAGCAGTTGATTTCCGCAGCGAAGACCTTCGTCGCTTGATCGTCAACGCCAGTTACTTTCTCACCGGTATGGACGTCCCGAAATCGGCCGACGTTTCGTTCATCGATCCATACGTGCCATCGTTCTACGGATTCGAAACCGGAAAACTGTACCGCCAACGCGACCTTCGAGTCGAAGAGTTTGACCTCGGTTCATCCGCGACCGTCTTCACCCCCAAAGGCACATTCGCACCCGTCGCGAACTGA
- a CDS encoding MFS transporter: MLPQSRIFLMDRILNPATNHRTASAGRSDRNLTRSMGDAACFGGMVGCGETYFSAFALAVGLSETASGLIASIPLLVGGVIQLVSPKAIAWIGGYRRWIVAGAVLQSLAFLPLAYAAWTGSLSIVMFLLIASVYWAAGLSTGPAWNTWIEQIVPTAGRARFFSRRSRLQQICTFSGLMVAGLVLQWTSQQDMALTGFAGLFFVAAMLRLVSASFLHRTRNGSQNATHVELRQKEVAEKSEEERVDYRSAIQLLAYLVAMQVFIQLSGPYFVPYMLGQLEFDYVVYVGLIALAFLSKVISFAFWGRIAEESGAAKVLWFGGIGLVPLASLWIVSTNLVWLAVIQILSGIAWAAYELGFFLMFFETLPAKHRTRLLTYHNFANTLAICVGALAGAAILAYWGTTSQTYYYLFGLSSTGRLLCLGLLVGAVLPKHSLKSIGMRVLSIRPGAGSVTAPIIASAEE, encoded by the coding sequence ATGCTTCCCCAATCACGCATCTTTTTGATGGACCGAATTCTCAATCCCGCAACGAATCATCGCACTGCTTCCGCCGGCAGAAGCGACCGGAACCTCACCCGGAGCATGGGTGATGCGGCGTGTTTTGGCGGTATGGTCGGATGCGGCGAAACCTATTTTTCCGCGTTCGCATTGGCGGTGGGATTGAGCGAAACCGCGTCGGGTTTGATTGCCAGCATTCCGCTGCTGGTTGGCGGCGTGATCCAGTTGGTGTCGCCCAAAGCGATCGCTTGGATCGGCGGCTACCGACGCTGGATCGTTGCCGGAGCGGTGTTGCAATCGCTCGCGTTTTTGCCGCTGGCGTATGCGGCTTGGACCGGAAGCCTGTCTATCGTGATGTTCCTGTTGATCGCGTCGGTCTACTGGGCCGCGGGACTCTCGACCGGACCGGCATGGAACACCTGGATTGAGCAGATCGTTCCCACAGCGGGACGAGCCCGATTCTTTTCAAGGCGATCTCGGCTGCAACAGATTTGCACATTCTCGGGTTTGATGGTCGCCGGTTTGGTGTTGCAGTGGACGTCCCAACAAGACATGGCGTTGACCGGGTTTGCGGGGTTGTTCTTCGTCGCCGCGATGCTGCGTTTGGTGTCGGCAAGTTTCTTGCACCGGACCCGCAACGGATCGCAGAATGCGACTCACGTCGAGCTTCGTCAGAAAGAGGTGGCGGAGAAGTCGGAGGAAGAACGCGTGGATTATCGATCGGCCATTCAGTTGCTGGCATATCTGGTCGCCATGCAAGTTTTCATCCAGCTCAGCGGCCCGTACTTCGTTCCGTACATGCTGGGGCAGCTGGAGTTTGATTACGTCGTCTACGTTGGACTGATCGCACTTGCCTTCCTCAGCAAAGTCATCTCATTCGCGTTTTGGGGGCGCATTGCGGAGGAGTCCGGTGCGGCGAAGGTGCTGTGGTTCGGTGGCATCGGATTGGTGCCGTTGGCATCGCTGTGGATCGTTTCCACCAATCTGGTTTGGTTGGCGGTGATTCAGATCCTCAGCGGCATCGCTTGGGCAGCGTACGAGCTGGGGTTCTTCCTGATGTTCTTCGAAACCTTGCCCGCCAAACATCGAACCCGATTGCTCACCTATCACAACTTTGCCAACACGCTGGCCATTTGTGTGGGCGCTCTGGCCGGGGCTGCGATCTTGGCGTATTGGGGCACGACATCGCAGACGTATTACTACCTGTTCGGTCTCTCGTCGACCGGTCGGTTGCTTTGCTTGGGATTGTTGGTCGGAGCGGTTCTTCCCAAGCACTCGTTGAAATCGATTGGAATGCGAGTGCTTTCGATTCGTCCGGGAGCGGGCAGCGTGACCGCCCCGATCATTGCCAGTGCTGAAGAGTGA
- a CDS encoding flotillin family protein: MLAALITDSVGLDALIIVVGGLFLVGLVVALLFKSYYIKVGPDRAIVKSGAGGVRAVTGEGMLIIPLIQQYEFMDLTLKSFEIHRQGSEGLICRDNIRADIKVAFFVRVDKSPEEMKEVAQSIGAKRCSELETLRELFDAKFSEALKTVGKQFDFVDLYDQRDKFKEEILKVIGTDLNGYRLDDAAIDYLEQTPLDMLSPTNILDAEGIKKITELTSMEKVKENQFTRDKEKTLKKQDVEAEETILELERQRVEAVEKQQREIAEITSREQASAAKVREEQRLESERARIQTEEEIGIAEENKSRQILVAMRNKEKTDAVELERVNRDRDLEATERLRVVGVAEVEKEKAIEIEKRNIQEVIRERVAVERAVVEEQERIKDTEEHAKAERQKTVQITAAQMKAEEELIRQTKLAQAEKESSELLAEKVRIEAEAKRDAAEKETAATKMLAEAEAAQAAAAGLAEAQVQEAKAISLEKEGMAEAKVSREKYTAEATGITEKAEAMKKLDGVGKDHEEFKLKLEKEKFVEVAAIEAQRGIAESQAGVIGEALQAARIDIVGGDGEFFEQITSAVKGGKAIDRFVYNSQVATDIKNTFFDGNADYFRDQVKELIAQFGLDTDGVKDLSIAALIAKLMGMSSTDDVRTQLTSLLSMAGTANVADQKVSRLLTSEPATVPAKKVSPNGKKA, translated from the coding sequence ATGCTGGCTGCTCTCATCACGGATTCCGTCGGTTTAGATGCATTGATCATCGTCGTCGGAGGCCTGTTCCTTGTCGGTCTTGTCGTCGCTCTGCTGTTCAAGAGCTACTACATCAAGGTGGGCCCCGACCGAGCGATTGTGAAATCGGGTGCTGGCGGCGTCCGAGCCGTGACCGGCGAAGGCATGCTGATCATCCCGCTGATCCAGCAATACGAGTTCATGGACCTCACGCTGAAAAGCTTTGAGATCCATCGTCAGGGCAGCGAGGGTTTGATCTGTCGCGACAACATTCGCGCGGACATCAAAGTCGCGTTCTTTGTGCGTGTCGACAAGAGCCCCGAGGAAATGAAAGAGGTCGCTCAGTCGATCGGTGCCAAACGCTGTAGCGAACTGGAAACACTGCGTGAACTGTTCGACGCGAAATTCAGTGAAGCACTGAAGACGGTCGGCAAGCAATTTGACTTTGTCGATCTGTACGACCAACGCGACAAGTTCAAAGAAGAAATCCTCAAAGTCATCGGCACTGATCTCAACGGTTACCGGCTCGACGACGCCGCGATCGATTACCTGGAACAAACCCCGTTGGACATGCTCAGTCCAACCAACATTCTCGACGCCGAGGGCATCAAGAAGATCACCGAACTGACCTCGATGGAAAAGGTCAAGGAAAACCAGTTCACCCGCGACAAAGAAAAGACGCTGAAGAAGCAGGACGTCGAAGCGGAAGAAACAATCCTCGAACTGGAACGTCAACGCGTCGAAGCAGTCGAAAAACAACAACGCGAAATCGCGGAAATCACTTCGCGTGAACAAGCCTCCGCGGCGAAAGTTCGTGAAGAGCAACGACTGGAATCAGAACGAGCCCGGATCCAAACCGAAGAAGAAATCGGGATCGCCGAAGAGAACAAATCTCGTCAAATCTTGGTCGCGATGCGGAACAAGGAAAAGACGGATGCGGTTGAACTCGAACGCGTCAACCGTGACCGCGACTTGGAAGCCACCGAACGCTTGCGTGTCGTGGGCGTCGCCGAAGTCGAAAAAGAAAAGGCGATCGAAATCGAGAAACGCAACATCCAAGAAGTGATTCGAGAACGTGTCGCGGTCGAACGTGCCGTGGTCGAAGAACAAGAACGAATCAAGGACACCGAAGAACACGCCAAGGCCGAACGTCAAAAGACGGTTCAGATCACCGCAGCTCAAATGAAGGCGGAAGAAGAACTGATTCGCCAAACCAAGCTGGCTCAAGCCGAAAAGGAAAGCAGCGAGTTGCTGGCTGAAAAAGTCCGCATCGAAGCCGAAGCCAAACGCGATGCGGCCGAAAAAGAAACCGCTGCAACGAAAATGCTGGCCGAAGCCGAAGCCGCTCAAGCCGCTGCCGCTGGTTTGGCCGAAGCACAGGTTCAAGAAGCCAAAGCCATTTCGTTGGAGAAAGAAGGCATGGCCGAAGCCAAGGTTTCTCGCGAGAAATACACGGCCGAAGCGACCGGTATCACCGAGAAAGCCGAAGCGATGAAGAAGCTGGATGGCGTCGGCAAAGACCACGAAGAGTTCAAACTCAAACTCGAGAAAGAGAAGTTCGTCGAAGTCGCTGCGATCGAAGCTCAACGCGGAATCGCCGAAAGCCAAGCTGGCGTGATCGGCGAAGCCCTGCAAGCGGCTCGCATCGACATCGTCGGTGGCGATGGAGAATTCTTCGAACAGATCACTTCCGCGGTCAAAGGCGGGAAAGCGATCGATCGATTTGTCTACAACAGCCAAGTCGCGACCGACATCAAGAACACGTTCTTCGACGGCAACGCGGATTACTTCCGCGATCAAGTCAAAGAATTGATCGCCCAGTTCGGATTGGACACCGACGGCGTCAAGGACCTGTCGATCGCGGCGTTGATCGCCAAACTGATGGGCATGTCCAGCACCGACGATGTTCGGACGCAATTGACCAGTCTGCTCAGCATGGCAGGAACCGCCAACGTCGCCGATCAAAAGGTCAGTCGTTTGCTCACGTCCGAGCCCGCGACCGTTCCAGCGAAAAAAGTTTCCCCTAACGGGAAGAAGGCCTGA